In Micromonospora sp. WMMA1363, a genomic segment contains:
- a CDS encoding DUF72 domain-containing protein, with protein sequence MWAHRSWQGRLLAHPLPARERLRHYAAWCTAVEGNTTFYATPARDAVASWAEQTGPDFRFVLKLPKVITHERRLGDVDEQLRVFLDAIEPLGPRAHALWIQVPGSFAPTDVPVLARFLSRLPRSHRYAVEVRHPAFVDDPRSTRLLEAALATVGAEWIPFDTTTFFSAPPSSDAERDAWTKKPRMPLRSVALTDRPIVRYLGRDDTAQTVEGWRHWVGVTTEWLREGRSPTVFVHTPDNADAPVLARRFHDEVRALAPELEPLPAPISIEPPTLF encoded by the coding sequence ATGTGGGCGCACAGGTCCTGGCAGGGGCGGCTGCTGGCGCATCCCCTGCCGGCCCGGGAACGTCTGCGGCACTACGCCGCCTGGTGTACCGCGGTCGAGGGCAACACCACGTTCTACGCGACTCCGGCTCGGGACGCGGTGGCGTCGTGGGCGGAGCAGACCGGCCCCGACTTCCGGTTCGTGCTCAAGCTTCCGAAGGTCATCACGCACGAACGCCGGCTCGGCGACGTCGACGAGCAACTACGCGTATTCCTCGACGCGATCGAGCCGCTCGGCCCACGCGCCCACGCCCTCTGGATCCAGGTGCCGGGCTCGTTCGCCCCCACCGACGTGCCCGTCCTCGCCCGCTTCCTCAGCCGGCTCCCCCGCTCCCACCGGTACGCCGTGGAGGTCCGGCACCCGGCGTTCGTCGACGACCCCCGCTCGACCCGGCTCCTCGAAGCGGCACTCGCCACCGTGGGGGCGGAGTGGATCCCCTTCGACACCACCACCTTCTTCTCCGCCCCACCGTCCAGCGACGCGGAACGCGACGCCTGGACGAAGAAGCCACGGATGCCGCTCCGGTCGGTCGCACTGACCGACCGGCCGATCGTCCGGTACCTCGGCCGCGACGACACCGCACAGACCGTCGAGGGTTGGCGGCACTGGGTCGGGGTCACCACCGAATGGCTGCGCGAGGGTCGCTCGCCGACGGTGTTCGTCCACACCCCGGACAATGCCGACGCGCCCGTGCTCGCCCGCCGCTTCCACGACGAGGTACGCGCTCTCGCCCCCGAGCTCGAACCGCTCCCGGCACCGATCTCGATCGAACCCCCGACCCTGTTCTGA
- a CDS encoding HAMP domain-containing sensor histidine kinase yields the protein MGDLALIFAFALGAALCVGAVGALVLRRLRGRSITVHIVALLAVTVTAVAAGVAAVAEAMFLSAHDRDVVLITVAAAAVVSLAVGWLFGRRLAAAAVWADQARQRERRIEQGRRDLVAWVSHDLRTPLAGLRAMAEALEDRVVADPESVSEYHRRIRVETDRMTRLVDDLFELSRINAGALRLTLSAVPLGDVVSDALASTAPLAAAHRVRLRAPDSGWPTVLASEPELARVVGNLLLNAVRYTPSDGTVRVDTGCDADSAWFAVADTCGGIPEDDLPRVFDVAFRGEPARTPRSANRSGPSGAGGLGLAIVRGLVEAHGGRVQVRNIAGGCRFEVRLPLAGT from the coding sequence ATGGGTGACCTGGCGCTGATCTTCGCGTTCGCCCTCGGCGCGGCGCTCTGCGTCGGGGCCGTCGGCGCGCTCGTCCTGCGCCGGCTGCGCGGGCGGTCCATCACCGTCCACATCGTCGCGCTGCTGGCGGTCACCGTGACGGCGGTGGCTGCCGGTGTCGCGGCGGTCGCCGAGGCGATGTTCCTCTCCGCACACGACCGGGACGTGGTGCTGATCACCGTGGCGGCGGCGGCCGTGGTCAGCCTCGCGGTGGGCTGGCTGTTCGGGCGGCGCCTGGCCGCCGCGGCCGTCTGGGCCGACCAGGCCCGGCAGCGGGAGCGGCGCATCGAGCAGGGGCGACGCGACCTCGTCGCCTGGGTGTCGCACGACCTGCGGACCCCCCTCGCCGGGCTGCGGGCGATGGCCGAGGCGCTGGAGGACCGGGTGGTCGCCGACCCGGAGTCGGTGAGCGAGTACCACCGCCGCATCCGGGTGGAGACGGACCGGATGACCCGGCTGGTGGACGACCTGTTCGAGCTGTCCCGGATCAACGCTGGTGCGCTGCGGCTGACGCTGTCGGCGGTGCCGCTGGGCGACGTGGTCTCCGACGCGCTCGCGAGCACCGCACCCCTGGCCGCAGCCCACCGGGTGCGCCTGAGGGCACCCGACTCGGGCTGGCCCACCGTGCTGGCCAGCGAGCCCGAACTGGCCCGGGTGGTGGGGAACCTGCTACTCAACGCCGTCCGCTACACCCCCTCGGACGGGACGGTCCGGGTCGACACCGGCTGCGACGCCGACAGCGCGTGGTTCGCCGTGGCCGACACCTGCGGCGGTATCCCGGAGGACGACCTGCCCCGGGTCTTCGACGTCGCCTTCCGCGGTGAGCCCGCGCGTACCCCACGATCGGCCAACCGCTCCGGGCCGAGTGGCGCGGGCGGGCTGGGGTTGGCGATCGTGCGCGGCTTGGTCGAAGCCCACGGTGGACGGGTACAGGTTCGGAATATTGCCGGAGGGTGTCGCTTCGAGGTCCGGCTGCCGCTCGCGGGAACCTAG
- a CDS encoding response regulator transcription factor, which translates to MTQRVLVVDDDRTVSDVVCRYLEHAGYQVTHVGDGVSALDAVATQPPHLVVLDLMLPGLDGLEVCRRLRAQPEGVPIIMLTARGDEADRILGLQLGADDYLGKPFSPRELVLRVRSVLRRAGGELTTAPDVLRDDGLVVETGPRVARLHGRELTLTVREFDLLAYLMRHPARAFRRAELLERVWGWSFGDQSTVTVHVRRLREKIEVDPANPQRIVTVWGVGYRYEPFDG; encoded by the coding sequence GTGACGCAGCGGGTGCTGGTCGTCGATGACGACCGGACGGTCAGCGACGTGGTCTGTCGCTACCTGGAGCACGCCGGCTACCAGGTCACACACGTGGGTGACGGCGTGTCGGCACTCGACGCCGTGGCCACCCAGCCGCCGCACCTGGTCGTCCTTGATCTGATGCTGCCGGGGCTCGACGGCCTGGAGGTCTGCCGGCGGCTGCGCGCGCAGCCGGAGGGCGTGCCCATCATCATGCTCACCGCCCGGGGCGACGAGGCCGACCGGATCCTCGGCCTGCAACTCGGCGCCGACGACTACCTGGGCAAACCGTTCTCTCCGCGGGAGCTCGTGCTGCGGGTCCGGTCGGTGCTGCGGCGAGCCGGCGGCGAGCTGACCACGGCGCCGGACGTGCTGCGCGACGACGGCCTGGTGGTCGAGACCGGCCCCCGGGTGGCCCGGCTGCACGGCCGCGAGCTGACCCTCACGGTGCGCGAGTTCGACCTGCTGGCCTACCTGATGCGGCACCCGGCCCGGGCGTTCCGCCGGGCGGAGCTGCTGGAACGGGTGTGGGGCTGGAGTTTCGGCGACCAGTCCACGGTGACCGTGCACGTCCGGCGGCTACGCGAGAAGATCGAGGTCGACCCAGCGAACCCGCAGCGCATCGTGACGGTGTGGGGCGTCGGCTACCGCTACGAGCCCTTCGATGGGTGA
- a CDS encoding GNAT family N-acetyltransferase: MRDRLLHLHLAVWLGQWPAGPGLHVVRSHRRALPAWDGRLRPAIAVSVGGSTVLSVPPDRVTAARDLARDCPRRLLPGLPVAVGHAGWAVHDDVFRWSRAPAKLPDVGEWVAPTVPGLPPWLRLFDQPVLVVWDDRGRYLAGAGVKWHDAYGRELAVETVPAARGRGLARRLVAQAARRVLDEGAVPTYLHNRRNGASARVAEAAGFPDRGWRSFGVYPS, translated from the coding sequence ATGCGTGACCGGCTGCTCCACCTGCACCTGGCCGTCTGGCTGGGCCAGTGGCCCGCCGGCCCCGGCTTGCACGTCGTCCGGTCCCATCGCCGGGCGCTGCCCGCGTGGGACGGCCGGCTCAGGCCGGCGATCGCCGTCAGTGTCGGGGGCAGCACGGTGCTGTCGGTGCCACCGGACCGGGTGACCGCCGCCCGCGACCTGGCCCGCGACTGCCCCCGACGGTTGCTGCCCGGGCTGCCGGTGGCCGTCGGCCACGCCGGCTGGGCGGTGCACGATGACGTGTTCCGATGGAGTCGCGCGCCGGCGAAGCTGCCCGACGTGGGGGAGTGGGTGGCGCCGACCGTTCCGGGCCTGCCGCCCTGGTTGCGGCTGTTCGACCAGCCCGTGCTGGTGGTGTGGGACGACCGCGGTCGGTACCTGGCCGGGGCGGGCGTCAAGTGGCATGACGCGTACGGGCGCGAGCTGGCGGTGGAGACGGTGCCGGCGGCGCGTGGACGCGGGCTGGCCCGGCGACTGGTCGCCCAGGCGGCCCGCCGGGTGCTCGACGAGGGAGCGGTACCGACGTACCTGCACAACCGGCGCAACGGCGCCTCGGCCCGGGTGGCCGAGGCGGCCGGCTTCCCCGACCGGGGCTGGCGGTCGTTCGGCGTCTACCCGAGCTGA
- a CDS encoding glycoside hydrolase family 3 N-terminal domain-containing protein, which yields MGLDPGLRRLALGTLLAAYPGPVPPDWAVDLVGEGLAGHTLFGTNVHDPDQVTASTAALRAARSDVLIAIDEEGGDVTRLAHATGSPYPGNAALGAIGDVALTRRVHEAIGAELATVGVTVNLAPTVDVNSTDDNPVIGTRSFGADPVQVAAHAAAAVSGLQAAGVAACAKHFPGHGATIADSHHELPTVDVPVDVLRARDLPPFAAVVAAGVRAVMTAHIRVPAVTGDGPATFSRAVLVDLLRREHGFTGTIVTDALEMKGAAGAAGGVGPAAVRALAAGADLLCIGAKVDADLVERVAAEIVAALGDGRLDRARVEEAAGRAADLAAWTRAAGTVESAPADLGYAAARRAVRVEGALTGLDRPLVVQLHATSTIAEGPVPWGLGPHLADTEELRVLAAETDPAALVRLAGDRPIVLVGRHLHRLPGATDLVTALAARHPVTVVEMGWPAQWRPAGARAFVTTYGASHANGRAAAEALGLTH from the coding sequence GTGGGGTTGGATCCAGGACTCCGCCGGCTCGCACTGGGCACGCTGCTCGCCGCATACCCAGGCCCGGTCCCGCCGGACTGGGCCGTCGACCTGGTCGGCGAAGGACTCGCCGGGCACACCCTGTTCGGCACCAACGTCCACGACCCGGACCAGGTCACGGCGAGCACCGCCGCGCTGCGCGCCGCCCGGTCGGACGTACTGATCGCTATTGACGAGGAGGGTGGGGACGTCACCCGACTGGCCCACGCCACCGGCAGCCCGTACCCCGGCAACGCCGCGCTCGGCGCGATCGGCGACGTGGCACTGACCCGGCGCGTCCACGAGGCGATCGGCGCGGAGCTGGCCACCGTCGGCGTCACCGTCAACCTGGCCCCGACCGTCGACGTGAACAGCACCGACGACAACCCGGTGATCGGCACCCGCTCGTTCGGCGCCGATCCGGTGCAGGTCGCCGCGCACGCCGCAGCGGCGGTGTCCGGGCTCCAGGCCGCCGGCGTCGCCGCATGCGCCAAGCACTTCCCCGGCCACGGCGCGACGATCGCCGACTCCCACCACGAGCTGCCCACCGTCGACGTACCGGTGGACGTTCTGCGCGCGCGGGACCTGCCCCCGTTCGCCGCGGTCGTCGCCGCCGGCGTGCGGGCGGTGATGACCGCGCACATTCGGGTCCCGGCAGTGACCGGCGACGGCCCGGCCACCTTCAGCCGGGCGGTCCTGGTCGACCTGCTGCGGCGCGAACACGGCTTCACGGGCACCATCGTCACCGACGCCCTGGAGATGAAGGGCGCCGCCGGCGCCGCCGGCGGCGTGGGCCCCGCCGCGGTCCGGGCCCTGGCCGCCGGCGCGGACCTGCTCTGCATCGGCGCCAAGGTCGACGCCGACCTGGTCGAGCGGGTGGCGGCGGAAATCGTGGCGGCGCTGGGCGACGGCCGGCTGGACCGGGCGCGGGTCGAGGAGGCGGCTGGCCGTGCCGCCGATCTCGCCGCCTGGACCCGGGCCGCCGGCACCGTCGAATCCGCCCCCGCCGACCTCGGATACGCGGCCGCCCGCCGCGCCGTCCGGGTGGAGGGTGCGCTGACCGGGCTGGATCGGCCCCTGGTGGTGCAGCTGCATGCGACCTCCACCATTGCCGAGGGGCCGGTGCCGTGGGGGCTTGGCCCGCACCTCGCCGACACGGAGGAACTACGGGTACTGGCCGCCGAAACCGACCCGGCGGCCCTGGTCCGGCTCGCCGGCGACCGCCCGATCGTCCTGGTCGGCCGGCACCTGCACCGGCTCCCCGGCGCCACCGATCTGGTGACCGCGCTGGCCGCGCGGCACCCGGTGACGGTGGTCGAGATGGGCTGGCCGGCACAGTGGCGGCCAGCTGGCGCCCGGGCCTTCGTCACCACGTACGGGGCGAGCCACGCCAACGGACGGGCCGCCGCCGAAGCGCTCGGGCTGACCCACTGA